One genomic window of Microbacterium testaceum StLB037 includes the following:
- a CDS encoding phytoene desaturase family protein: MTASETRRYDVVIVGGGHNALVAAAYLARAGRSVVVLERSDAVGGAAVSERPWAGVDARVSRYSYLVSLLPPRIVDDLGLRIELRRRRYSSYTPDPADPSRGILIDTQDAEATAASFTRTLGDPDEAARYAAFGERLAPLGRAVFPTMTEPLPTEDEVRERVGDDELWSALTSRPLGDLLRSSFESDLVRGITLTDGLIGTFASSDDPSLAQNRCFLYHVIGGETGHWDVPVGGMGAVTAELERVAREAGADIVTGVDVISVSPGGEVHGVTDRPEVFYGSLVLSGVGKAVLGRLLTAGGAPTSVDEPEGAQVKVNMLLSRLPRLRDRSVSPEAAFAGTFHVNETMTQLDSGFVAATGGMLPDPLPLEIYCHSLTDPSILGEELRASGAQTLTLFGLQVPHRLLDDTDPVAAGARLLAAAQHSLDAVLDEPLRDCILRAPDGRLCIEARTTADLEESLNMVGGDIFHGGLSWPWLSAPADTPAARWGVATGHARVLVCGSSAQRGGAVSGIGGQNAAMAALEILEG, from the coding sequence ATGACCGCTTCGGAGACTCGCCGGTACGACGTCGTCATCGTGGGAGGAGGGCACAACGCCCTCGTCGCCGCGGCCTACCTCGCCCGGGCCGGGCGATCGGTGGTGGTTCTGGAGCGATCGGATGCCGTGGGCGGCGCCGCCGTGTCGGAGAGACCGTGGGCGGGGGTCGACGCCCGCGTGTCGCGGTACTCGTATCTCGTGAGCCTGCTGCCCCCGAGAATCGTCGACGATCTCGGCCTGCGGATCGAACTGCGCCGACGGCGGTACTCCTCCTACACGCCCGATCCGGCGGATCCGTCCCGCGGCATCCTGATCGACACACAGGATGCCGAGGCCACCGCCGCCTCGTTCACCCGGACCCTCGGCGATCCCGACGAAGCAGCGCGGTACGCGGCGTTCGGGGAGCGCCTGGCGCCGCTCGGTCGCGCCGTGTTCCCCACCATGACGGAACCCCTGCCGACCGAGGACGAGGTTCGCGAGCGCGTGGGAGACGACGAGCTGTGGTCGGCGTTGACCTCGCGCCCGCTCGGCGATCTGCTGCGCTCGTCGTTCGAGAGCGATCTCGTCCGCGGGATCACCCTGACCGACGGGCTCATCGGCACGTTCGCGTCGTCGGACGATCCCTCGCTCGCGCAGAACCGGTGCTTCCTGTACCACGTGATCGGCGGCGAGACCGGGCACTGGGATGTGCCCGTCGGAGGGATGGGCGCCGTCACGGCCGAGCTCGAGAGGGTCGCGCGCGAAGCGGGGGCCGACATCGTGACGGGCGTCGACGTGATCTCCGTCTCGCCCGGCGGCGAAGTGCATGGCGTGACCGACCGACCCGAGGTGTTCTACGGCTCGCTCGTGCTCAGCGGCGTGGGGAAGGCGGTGCTCGGTCGCTTGTTGACGGCCGGGGGTGCCCCCACCTCGGTGGACGAACCCGAGGGGGCGCAGGTCAAGGTCAACATGCTGCTGTCGCGCCTTCCGCGGCTTCGCGATCGTTCCGTCTCACCCGAGGCGGCGTTCGCGGGGACGTTCCACGTCAACGAGACCATGACGCAACTCGACTCCGGCTTCGTCGCCGCGACGGGAGGGATGCTGCCCGACCCGCTGCCCCTGGAGATCTACTGTCACTCGCTCACGGACCCGTCGATCCTCGGCGAAGAGTTGCGCGCGAGCGGGGCGCAGACGTTGACGCTCTTCGGACTGCAGGTGCCGCATCGCCTCCTCGACGACACCGATCCGGTCGCGGCCGGCGCGCGTCTGCTGGCCGCCGCACAGCACTCGCTCGATGCGGTGCTCGACGAGCCGCTGCGCGATTGCATCCTGCGCGCGCCGGACGGGCGCCTGTGCATCGAGGCGCGCACGACGGCCGACCTGGAGGAGTCGCTGAACATGGTGGGTGGCGACATCTTCCATGGCGGGTTGTCGTGGCCGTGGCTCTCGGCTCCGGCAGACACCCCGGCGGCTCGATGGGGCGTGGCGACGGGGCATGCGCGGGTTCTGGTGTGCGGGTCGAGCGCGCAGCGCGGTGGGGCCGTGAGCGGGATCGGCGGGCAGAACGCGGCGATGGCGGCGCTGGAGATTCTGGAGGGGTAG
- a CDS encoding inositol monophosphatase family protein, with product MTLAAELLDIATRIAREAGGLALRRRLEGVTVAATKSAAADIVTAADREVEAFVRAELERVRPGDGFFGEESAATESSTGITWVVDPIDGTVNYAYGIPAWAVSIAAVEGPADPAEWAALAGVVYNPVTDELFRASRGGGAWLGEQRLAVTGDVGEAGGLVATGFGYDPATHAPTLAQLTRVMPVARDVRRIGSAALDLASVAAGRMDAYYEKGTNPWDHAAGVLLVAEAGGVLGGAPGGRPGKGMVIAAGPEFFPRLDELLDYDR from the coding sequence ATGACTCTCGCCGCGGAACTGCTCGACATCGCCACCCGCATCGCCCGAGAGGCCGGCGGCCTCGCGCTGCGCCGTCGCCTCGAAGGAGTGACGGTCGCGGCGACCAAATCCGCCGCCGCCGACATCGTCACCGCCGCGGATCGCGAGGTCGAGGCGTTCGTCCGCGCGGAGCTGGAGCGCGTGCGCCCCGGAGACGGCTTCTTCGGAGAGGAGTCCGCCGCGACCGAGAGCTCGACCGGCATCACCTGGGTCGTCGACCCGATCGACGGCACCGTCAACTACGCGTACGGCATTCCGGCGTGGGCCGTCAGCATCGCCGCGGTCGAGGGGCCGGCCGACCCCGCGGAGTGGGCCGCGCTCGCCGGAGTCGTCTACAACCCCGTCACCGACGAGCTGTTCCGCGCCTCGCGCGGCGGGGGAGCGTGGCTCGGTGAGCAGCGCCTCGCCGTGACCGGTGATGTGGGTGAGGCGGGCGGACTCGTCGCGACCGGCTTCGGGTACGACCCCGCCACGCACGCTCCGACCCTCGCGCAGCTCACCCGGGTCATGCCCGTCGCCCGCGACGTGCGCCGTATCGGCTCTGCCGCACTCGATCTCGCCTCCGTCGCCGCCGGACGAATGGATGCCTATTACGAGAAGGGCACCAATCCCTGGGACCACGCGGCGGGCGTGCTGCTCGTCGCGGAGGCCGGCGGGGTGCTCGGCGGTGCTCCGGGTGGGCGTCCGGGCAAGGGGATGGTCATCGCGGCAGGCCCCGAGTTCTTCCCGCGCCTGGACGAATTGCTCGACTACGACAGGTGA
- a CDS encoding M23 family metallopeptidase: protein MPASTPQLTRAEMRRRTAPAVLDESTPDAATPAEPAPVDAEVAAQSAMVEQVAAAVVETVIAATIEPTLPPRRRSSRTPGQAPAAEQERPVDAGVEVLASDSSSPETDADALAVTVVDERTSDGGDVAVILQSAEPTTATTPVALPTSPITLPATRRVRRRPEAAVAPEAAETPAPEAPAKPEAATKAESASSAFGPAADGNAVADEFEAAARLFAFTGETPVQSAPKVAAPAEPVTVGLPAAAAPRTRRNGRRIAAASFSVGVMGLVGLMTVGMTMPVSALASASGTSSVTAADTQPATVSLAAGTPAAGDVDSTQGIQAYVAPAESQAAVVDRSDGYAASTYTQMAIDSGIKYPSNFYVNNPNSPIQWPFAVGVSISYGFGMRDGGFHEGADFVPGEGAPVQAIADGTVRIATEQGGAFGVTVLIDHEIDGELVSSRYGHMQYGSLQVTQGEHVHVGQVLGHTGNTGRSFGAHTHVEILQNGTTPIDPIPWLRQHAGG, encoded by the coding sequence GTGCCCGCCTCCACCCCGCAGCTCACGCGGGCCGAGATGCGCCGTCGTACCGCCCCGGCCGTCCTCGATGAGTCGACTCCGGATGCCGCCACCCCCGCCGAGCCCGCCCCGGTCGATGCCGAGGTGGCCGCCCAGTCCGCCATGGTCGAGCAGGTCGCTGCGGCCGTCGTCGAGACGGTGATCGCCGCGACGATCGAGCCGACGCTTCCTCCCCGTCGCCGGTCCTCCCGCACCCCGGGGCAGGCCCCCGCTGCCGAGCAGGAGCGGCCCGTCGATGCGGGCGTCGAGGTCCTGGCATCCGACTCCTCGTCCCCCGAGACCGACGCCGACGCCCTCGCGGTGACGGTCGTCGACGAGCGGACGTCCGACGGGGGCGACGTCGCCGTCATCCTGCAGAGCGCCGAGCCGACGACCGCGACCACCCCCGTCGCGCTGCCGACCTCGCCCATCACTCTTCCCGCGACGCGGCGCGTGCGCCGTCGGCCCGAGGCCGCCGTGGCACCCGAGGCCGCGGAGACGCCCGCTCCCGAGGCCCCCGCGAAGCCCGAGGCGGCCACGAAGGCCGAGTCCGCCTCTTCCGCCTTCGGTCCCGCCGCCGATGGGAACGCCGTCGCCGACGAGTTCGAAGCCGCCGCGCGCCTCTTCGCCTTCACCGGCGAGACGCCCGTGCAGTCGGCCCCGAAGGTCGCCGCCCCCGCCGAGCCCGTCACGGTCGGGCTCCCCGCGGCCGCCGCCCCCCGCACGCGCCGCAACGGTCGTCGTATCGCGGCCGCGTCGTTCTCCGTCGGCGTCATGGGCCTGGTCGGCTTGATGACGGTCGGCATGACGATGCCCGTGAGCGCCCTGGCCTCGGCCAGCGGCACCTCGAGCGTCACCGCGGCCGACACCCAGCCCGCGACCGTCTCGCTCGCCGCCGGCACGCCCGCTGCAGGAGACGTCGACAGCACGCAGGGCATCCAGGCCTACGTGGCCCCCGCCGAGTCGCAGGCGGCCGTCGTCGACCGCTCGGACGGCTACGCGGCGTCGACCTACACGCAGATGGCGATCGACTCGGGTATCAAGTACCCCTCGAACTTCTACGTCAACAACCCGAACTCGCCCATCCAGTGGCCCTTCGCGGTCGGCGTGTCGATCTCCTACGGCTTCGGCATGCGCGACGGTGGCTTCCACGAGGGCGCCGACTTCGTGCCCGGCGAGGGCGCACCCGTGCAGGCGATCGCCGACGGCACCGTCCGCATCGCGACCGAGCAGGGCGGGGCCTTCGGCGTCACCGTGCTGATCGACCACGAGATCGACGGGGAGCTCGTCTCCAGCCGGTACGGACACATGCAGTACGGCTCGCTCCAGGTCACCCAGGGAGAGCACGTGCACGTCGGTCAGGTCCTCGGACACACCGGTAACACCGGCCGCTCGTTCGGTGCCCACACGCACGTCGAGATCCTGCAGAACGGCACCACGCCGATCGACCCGATCCCGTGGCTGCGGCAGCACGCGGGAGGCTGA
- a CDS encoding zf-TFIIB domain-containing protein, protein MTYGDLRDDAQPICPSCGITMHPLIDEGIEADECRDCGFRLAWADARGAEGEEDGEGWW, encoded by the coding sequence ATGACCTACGGAGACCTCCGCGACGACGCCCAGCCCATCTGCCCGTCTTGCGGGATCACGATGCACCCGCTGATCGACGAGGGCATCGAGGCGGACGAGTGTCGCGACTGCGGGTTCCGGCTGGCGTGGGCGGACGCCCGGGGCGCGGAGGGTGAGGAGGACGGCGAGGGGTGGTGGTGA
- a CDS encoding ABC transporter ATP-binding protein gives MSDTPLLSISDLAVDLGHGIRSTRVLHGVDLVVDRGRTIGIVGESGSGKSTLAKTIVGLHRVATGSVVFDGIELASAPRAVLGSVRRRVQYIPQDPFSSLDPRRTIGQTLAEAIDPRGASLRRHRARIVEALASVALGPDAVDRYPHEFSGGQRQRIAIARALVVDPDVIVADEITSALDVSTQAEILQLLGRLRDDHGLTMLFISHNLAVVEELCDEVVVLLHGRIVEQGPIEEVFADPRDDYTRRLLESVPGGAAFDISAPVVTAAVRTVAVGRKRPRRR, from the coding sequence GTGTCTGACACCCCTCTGCTGAGCATCAGCGACCTCGCGGTCGATCTGGGCCACGGCATCCGGAGCACCCGCGTGCTGCACGGCGTCGACCTGGTCGTGGACCGCGGGCGCACGATCGGCATCGTCGGCGAGTCGGGTTCGGGCAAATCGACGCTCGCGAAGACGATCGTGGGGCTGCACCGGGTCGCGACCGGGTCGGTCGTGTTCGACGGGATCGAGCTCGCGTCCGCTCCGCGCGCGGTCCTCGGGTCCGTGCGGCGGCGGGTGCAGTACATCCCGCAGGATCCGTTCTCGTCTCTCGACCCGCGGCGCACGATCGGGCAGACGCTCGCCGAAGCGATCGATCCACGCGGCGCGAGCCTGCGGCGCCACCGGGCACGGATCGTCGAGGCCTTGGCATCCGTCGCCCTGGGTCCGGATGCCGTCGACCGCTACCCGCACGAATTCTCGGGCGGTCAACGCCAGCGCATCGCGATCGCCCGGGCGCTCGTGGTGGACCCCGACGTCATCGTCGCCGACGAGATCACCTCGGCGCTCGATGTGTCGACGCAGGCGGAGATCCTCCAGCTCCTGGGTCGTCTGCGCGACGACCACGGACTCACGATGCTCTTCATCTCGCACAACCTCGCCGTCGTCGAGGAGCTCTGCGACGAGGTGGTCGTGCTGCTGCACGGGCGCATCGTCGAGCAGGGGCCCATCGAGGAGGTGTTCGCCGACCCGCGGGACGACTACACGCGGCGACTGCTGGAGTCGGTGCCGGGAGGGGCGGCGTTCGACATCTCGGCGCCCGTGGTGACGGCGGCGGTGCGGACGGTGGCTGTGGGGCGGAAGCGGCCTCGGCGGCGCTGA
- a CDS encoding dipeptide/oligopeptide/nickel ABC transporter permease/ATP-binding protein encodes MSDRRRRVPASLVAGVIMLAVLVVIAVVAPIVWGASATTVTADTRLAPSAAHLLGTDDLGRDVLARTLVATRLTLLMAAAATAGSVILGVLIGGLIWVGSRRVRDVVLRIIDSTVAFPSLILALVIAAILGAGTVPAIVAIAIAGVPSFARITSNMTGSVATRDFVGTARLLGVPRLLLFSRHLLPNISGPLLVLIASSFALTLLDISSLSFVGLGVQSPEFDWGRLLNEGLPAVYSQPMQVVGPSVMLIFTGVAAMLTGDGLAVWLDPRSARGSRAATGRRSTRGASVHTDALVEVRALTVTAPSGKTLVDGISFEIGRGEILGLVGESGSGKSMTAMSLARLQADGVRVDAELLRLGDLDLLSPGHRSRLAREIGLVYQDPGSTFNPALRMGAQLTEVARVHLGLSRRAARDTLRDGLGEMRIREPQTVMGQHPFQLSGGMLQRATIASSLVTDPALLIADEPTTALDVTVQADVLRQLKRLNRDHGTAVLFISHDIGVVEALCDRVLVMRGGEIVERLTAEQLRHREVDHPYTRALLAATPTLRIVPRAVEEAPRV; translated from the coding sequence ATGTCTGACCGCCGCCGCCGCGTCCCGGCATCCCTCGTCGCCGGCGTGATCATGCTGGCCGTCCTCGTCGTCATCGCCGTCGTCGCGCCGATCGTGTGGGGCGCGAGCGCCACGACGGTCACCGCGGACACCCGCCTGGCCCCATCAGCTGCGCACCTGCTCGGCACCGACGACCTCGGCCGCGACGTCCTGGCCCGCACCCTGGTCGCCACGCGCCTGACCCTGCTCATGGCCGCCGCGGCCACCGCCGGCTCCGTCATCCTCGGCGTGCTGATCGGCGGGCTCATCTGGGTCGGGAGTCGCCGGGTGCGCGACGTCGTACTGCGGATCATCGACTCGACCGTCGCGTTCCCCTCGCTCATCCTCGCCCTCGTGATCGCGGCGATCCTCGGAGCCGGCACCGTCCCCGCGATCGTCGCGATCGCGATCGCCGGCGTCCCGAGCTTCGCGCGCATCACGTCGAACATGACCGGTTCCGTCGCCACGCGCGACTTCGTCGGTACGGCGCGGCTGCTCGGCGTCCCGCGCCTGCTCCTGTTCAGCCGTCACCTGCTACCGAACATCTCGGGCCCCCTGCTCGTCCTCATCGCCTCGAGCTTCGCGCTGACACTCCTCGACATCTCGAGCCTGTCGTTCGTCGGCCTCGGTGTGCAGAGCCCCGAGTTCGACTGGGGGCGTCTGCTGAACGAGGGCCTCCCCGCCGTCTACTCGCAGCCGATGCAGGTCGTCGGCCCCTCGGTCATGCTCATCTTCACCGGAGTCGCGGCGATGCTCACCGGCGACGGGCTCGCCGTCTGGCTCGACCCCCGCAGCGCGCGCGGCTCGCGCGCCGCGACCGGACGGCGCTCCACCCGCGGAGCCTCGGTGCACACCGACGCCCTGGTCGAGGTGCGCGCCCTGACCGTGACCGCCCCCAGCGGCAAGACGCTCGTCGACGGGATCTCATTCGAGATCGGCCGGGGAGAGATCCTGGGCCTCGTCGGAGAATCCGGCTCGGGCAAGTCCATGACGGCCATGTCGCTCGCGCGCCTGCAGGCGGACGGAGTGCGTGTGGATGCCGAACTCCTCCGCCTCGGCGACCTCGATCTCCTGTCCCCCGGGCACCGTTCGCGCCTCGCGCGCGAGATCGGTCTCGTCTATCAGGACCCCGGATCGACCTTCAACCCGGCGCTGCGGATGGGCGCCCAACTCACCGAGGTCGCCCGCGTGCACCTCGGCCTCTCCCGCCGCGCGGCGCGCGACACGCTGCGCGACGGGCTCGGCGAGATGCGCATCCGCGAGCCGCAGACGGTGATGGGCCAGCACCCGTTCCAGCTCTCCGGCGGCATGCTGCAGCGCGCGACGATCGCCAGCTCCCTGGTGACCGATCCCGCGCTGCTGATCGCCGACGAGCCGACCACGGCTCTCGACGTCACCGTGCAGGCCGACGTGCTGCGCCAGCTCAAGCGCCTGAACCGCGATCACGGCACCGCCGTGCTGTTCATCTCGCACGACATCGGCGTGGTCGAGGCCCTGTGCGACCGCGTGCTGGTCATGCGGGGCGGCGAGATCGTCGAGCGACTGACCGCCGAACAGCTGCGCCACCGCGAGGTGGACCACCCCTACACGCGTGCCCTGCTCGCGGCGACCCCCACCCTGAGAATCGTCCCCCGCGCCGTCGAGGAGGCCCCCCGTGTCTGA
- a CDS encoding ABC transporter permease — protein MSGVDLSVIAEAPAPPVRRRGGGNGWGAFALRRLGGLVLSLGLLVLLTFLIVPLIPGDPAVAILGPNASADAVAALRERLHLNDPLPVQFLDYLHGLVTLDLGQSFRYNTPVTATIATKLPYTATTAIGAIVVVILVAIPVGMAIGVLTRGGRRPWLAVGFGTIAGFFASFPAYVAGTLLVVVFAIWLKVLPAGGAATSNAYILPIAALALGPTFAVARVVVQETYAVLHQDYMRTARGRRLSAARLYIRHALPNLMASTLTLTGLILASMLGGAIVIETVFSLPGLGLEVVQAIIFRDFPVIQGIVLTVGTLAILINLLIDVILGLIDPRTLGGPTHV, from the coding sequence ATGTCCGGCGTCGATCTCTCGGTGATCGCCGAGGCCCCCGCTCCGCCGGTCCGCCGGCGGGGCGGGGGCAACGGGTGGGGAGCGTTCGCCCTCCGCCGTCTCGGCGGTCTCGTGCTGTCGCTCGGACTGCTGGTTCTCCTCACCTTCCTGATCGTCCCGCTCATCCCCGGCGACCCGGCCGTCGCGATCCTCGGGCCCAACGCCTCCGCGGACGCGGTGGCGGCCCTCCGCGAACGCCTTCACCTGAACGACCCGCTCCCGGTCCAGTTCCTCGACTACCTGCACGGTCTCGTCACTCTCGATCTCGGCCAGAGCTTCCGCTACAACACCCCCGTCACCGCGACCATCGCCACGAAGCTGCCGTACACGGCCACGACCGCGATCGGCGCGATCGTCGTCGTGATCCTCGTGGCCATTCCGGTCGGCATGGCCATCGGCGTGCTGACCCGCGGCGGACGTCGTCCGTGGCTGGCCGTCGGTTTCGGGACGATCGCAGGTTTCTTCGCCTCGTTCCCCGCCTACGTCGCCGGCACGCTGCTCGTGGTCGTGTTCGCGATCTGGCTGAAAGTGCTCCCCGCCGGCGGGGCGGCGACCTCGAACGCGTACATCCTGCCGATCGCCGCGCTCGCGCTCGGTCCGACCTTCGCGGTCGCACGCGTCGTGGTGCAGGAGACGTACGCGGTCCTGCACCAGGACTACATGCGCACGGCCCGCGGCCGCCGCCTGAGCGCGGCCCGGCTCTACATCCGGCACGCCCTGCCGAACCTCATGGCGAGCACCCTCACCCTGACCGGCCTCATCCTCGCCAGCATGCTGGGCGGGGCGATCGTCATCGAGACGGTGTTCAGCCTCCCCGGCCTCGGCCTCGAGGTCGTGCAGGCGATCATCTTCCGCGACTTCCCCGTCATTCAGGGGATCGTGTTGACGGTCGGCACGCTCGCCATCCTCATCAACCTGCTGATCGACGTGATCCTCGGCCTCATCGATCCGCGCACCCTGGGAGGACCGACGCATGTCTGA
- a CDS encoding amidase — MISSSLSATELARLIRSGEVSAVEAARHYLDRLDAVNPAVNAIVWIDRDDVLRRAGESDDRIRRGDTSRPFEGVPMPIKDLVAVRDQPLTYSSMAVEERPAEANEITVDLIEEAGFVLFGRSNSPEFGALTATENARHGKTRNPWNLDYTSGGSSGGASAAVAADIAPIANASDGGGSIRVPSAATGLVGLKPSRGRIPNDIRSWEHSTTEGAITRTIEDAAGVLDALGRLDPLGWYSAPAPARPYLDEIRSAGPRLRIGLLLEAPTGVDVHPENREAALVAARALEALGHHVAPVSPFLFSERATRGFADLIISASTWASPIEDADKLETYIRYRYDRAASFHAGEYAEIATLLQIETRQVNAQWGRDFDVLLTPTTAVPTPLVGSVYDEANNDPAGERLTEFSTISFTAFCNISGLPALSLPVHTGSNGMPLGAQLVGAPYDEATLLRLGAELEPVFDWQHRQAPLARGAALTGTTAD, encoded by the coding sequence ATGATCTCCTCCTCCCTCTCCGCCACCGAGCTCGCCCGGCTGATCCGCTCCGGCGAGGTCTCGGCCGTCGAAGCCGCCCGGCACTACCTCGACCGCCTGGACGCGGTGAACCCCGCCGTGAACGCGATCGTGTGGATCGACCGCGACGACGTCCTCCGCCGCGCCGGCGAGTCCGACGACCGGATCCGTCGCGGCGACACCTCCCGCCCCTTCGAGGGCGTCCCGATGCCGATCAAGGACCTGGTCGCCGTACGCGACCAGCCCCTCACCTACTCGTCGATGGCCGTCGAGGAACGCCCGGCGGAGGCCAACGAGATCACCGTCGATCTCATCGAGGAGGCCGGCTTCGTGCTGTTCGGCCGATCCAACAGCCCCGAGTTCGGCGCCCTGACCGCCACCGAGAACGCCCGCCACGGCAAGACCCGCAACCCGTGGAATCTCGACTACACCTCGGGCGGATCCTCGGGCGGCGCCTCGGCCGCGGTCGCCGCCGACATCGCGCCGATCGCCAACGCGTCCGACGGCGGCGGCTCGATCCGCGTGCCCTCCGCCGCCACCGGTCTCGTCGGCCTCAAGCCCAGCCGCGGTCGCATCCCCAACGACATCCGCTCCTGGGAGCACTCCACCACCGAGGGAGCGATCACGCGCACCATCGAGGACGCCGCCGGGGTGCTCGACGCGCTCGGCCGACTCGACCCGCTCGGCTGGTACTCCGCCCCGGCCCCCGCGCGGCCCTACCTCGACGAGATCCGGTCCGCCGGACCCCGCCTGCGCATCGGCCTGCTGCTCGAGGCGCCGACCGGCGTCGACGTGCACCCCGAGAACCGCGAGGCGGCTCTCGTCGCCGCGCGGGCCCTCGAAGCTCTCGGCCACCACGTCGCCCCCGTCTCGCCGTTCCTCTTCTCGGAGAGGGCGACGCGCGGCTTCGCCGACCTCATCATCAGCGCGTCGACGTGGGCCTCGCCGATCGAGGATGCCGACAAGCTCGAGACCTACATCCGGTACCGCTACGACCGGGCGGCGTCGTTCCACGCCGGCGAGTACGCCGAGATCGCCACCCTGCTGCAGATCGAGACCCGCCAGGTCAACGCGCAGTGGGGCCGCGACTTCGACGTCCTCCTCACCCCGACCACCGCGGTACCCACCCCGCTCGTCGGCTCCGTCTACGACGAGGCGAACAACGATCCCGCGGGCGAGCGCCTGACCGAGTTCTCGACGATCTCGTTCACCGCGTTCTGCAACATCTCGGGCCTTCCCGCCCTGTCACTCCCCGTGCACACCGGATCGAACGGGATGCCACTGGGAGCGCAGCTCGTGGGGGCGCCCTACGACGAGGCCACCCTGCTCCGCCTCGGCGCCGAGCTCGAGCCGGTGTTCGACTGGCAGCACCGTCAGGCCCCGTTGGCGCGCGGAGCCGCGCTGACCGGGACCACGGCGGACTGA
- a CDS encoding ABC transporter substrate-binding protein: protein MKTRHGVIAATLALTVAFATAGCTTTGGDATASTDTIRTTIDIPATFDPTLATSLPDFLLARTSYDTLVRRDSGGLVPGLATTWTSTPTQAVFTIRTDATCSDGTKITPTVVKNSLDYFARPNSGSTQVVYTFGPGNTPTITADDAAGTVTVDIASPWPYMVDAMSVSSSGIICPAGLADPAGLAAGTVKGSESGPYALKTFQPGVSYDYTLRDDYSAWPTWTSTVSGSPAKNLTYTVSPDSTATANLVLGGQLDVGKIQATTRDRFQGQTGYNVTVNPFSDSYLVFNEREGSPFADEALRKGVIQAIDRSMFGNVTSQDTGTVLTSLGADSVSCVSGSTIDIPSQDVAAATAALSGKKIRLVAPTIVGPAGAGNEYIAEALRAAGAEVDLTNTDVGSWITTVVAKPGDWDMTVFADLNFLGSLASPLLNLTGPTIDAGGTNYGAVANPTAEAGFATANSATDESARCAALDETVQALVSRSDTLPLLNDAFIYASRPGFTVQMLGGALDDPLFRIAK, encoded by the coding sequence ATGAAAACCCGTCACGGCGTCATCGCCGCCACCCTCGCTCTGACCGTCGCGTTCGCGACGGCCGGCTGCACGACGACCGGCGGCGACGCCACCGCGTCCACCGACACGATCCGCACCACCATCGACATCCCGGCCACCTTCGACCCGACGCTGGCCACCTCGCTCCCCGACTTCCTCCTCGCGCGGACCTCGTACGACACCCTCGTGCGCCGCGACTCGGGCGGACTCGTCCCGGGACTCGCGACGACATGGACGTCGACGCCGACACAGGCCGTGTTCACGATCCGAACGGATGCCACGTGCTCCGACGGCACGAAGATCACCCCCACGGTCGTCAAGAACTCTCTCGACTACTTCGCCCGCCCGAACAGCGGTTCGACGCAGGTCGTCTACACCTTCGGCCCCGGCAACACCCCGACGATCACCGCGGACGACGCCGCGGGGACCGTCACGGTCGACATCGCCTCCCCCTGGCCGTACATGGTCGACGCCATGTCGGTCTCGAGCAGCGGCATCATCTGCCCGGCCGGCCTCGCCGACCCCGCCGGCCTCGCCGCCGGCACGGTGAAGGGCAGCGAGTCGGGCCCCTACGCGCTGAAGACCTTCCAGCCCGGAGTGAGCTACGACTACACCCTCCGCGACGACTACTCCGCGTGGCCGACGTGGACGAGCACGGTCAGCGGCTCTCCCGCGAAGAACCTCACGTACACCGTCTCGCCGGACTCCACCGCCACGGCGAACCTGGTCCTGGGCGGCCAACTCGACGTCGGCAAGATCCAGGCCACCACGCGCGACCGCTTCCAGGGCCAGACCGGATACAACGTCACGGTCAACCCGTTCTCGGACAGCTACCTCGTCTTCAACGAGCGCGAGGGCAGCCCCTTCGCCGACGAGGCTCTCCGCAAGGGCGTCATCCAGGCCATCGACCGCTCGATGTTCGGCAACGTCACCTCGCAGGACACCGGAACGGTGCTCACCTCGCTCGGCGCCGACAGCGTCTCGTGTGTGAGCGGCTCGACCATCGACATCCCGTCTCAGGACGTGGCCGCGGCCACCGCCGCGCTGTCGGGGAAGAAGATCCGCCTCGTGGCACCGACGATCGTCGGTCCCGCCGGCGCCGGCAACGAGTACATCGCCGAGGCGCTGCGCGCCGCCGGAGCCGAGGTCGACCTCACCAACACCGACGTGGGCAGCTGGATCACCACCGTGGTCGCCAAGCCCGGCGACTGGGACATGACGGTCTTCGCCGACCTGAACTTCCTCGGCTCGCTCGCCAGCCCCCTGCTGAACCTCACCGGTCCCACGATCGACGCGGGCGGCACCAACTACGGCGCCGTCGCCAACCCGACCGCCGAGGCGGGCTTCGCGACCGCCAACAGCGCCACCGACGAGAGCGCGCGCTGCGCCGCCCTCGATGAGACGGTGCAGGCCCTCGTCAGCCGCTCCGACACCCTGCCCCTGCTCAACGACGCGTTCATCTACGCCTCGCGTCCCGGCTTCACCGTGCAGATGCTCGGCGGAGCGCTCGACGACCCCCTCTTCCGTATCGCGAAGTAA